CTCCTTCAGGAAGTCTCTGGAGGGCTGGATGCGTCTCGACTTTATGACGTCATCAATGGCATCCTCCACCATCATGTCATGGCAGATCATCAGATATGCCAGAAACAGAGTCACAGAGTGGTCGACACCCTGCTTGCAGCAAATCAACACCTTACCTGAGGAAACAACAAAAGAAATATGGtcaaaaaaactcattaataGACTATAACACACTTGATAATAGACAAGAtatggagtgtgtttgtgtcagccCTTACTTCCTGGCTTATTCACGGCCTTGTCAATGAATTTTGCAGCTGGCATGAAGCACTTGCTGATGTCAGAACAGTGTCTGTCCGTTGTAGGCAAGCTGTAATAATTGATGTGCAAGCCTCTGTAATATCTGGACCCTGTATTGACTGTTCCTTCTAGATCTTCAACATAAGATTTTCCCAAGAAGTAGTTCAAGTCCTTTTTGGGCGCTGCAGCGTTCAGAATGTGAGTGATGCACATCTCCTGCAGCATATCTCGGTCTGTTGCAGCCTCTCTGCACAAGAACACAACAGCCTTGGTTAGtcttttatataaaactatttacgttgtagaataaatgacagaacaatGAGAAAAATACAATTGTGTTGCAGACTTACTCGTCTCCGATGAAGACCCTGGGCCAGACATTGGTGACATGTCTTTGTTTGAGCAGTGTACACTGCTTCAAACGATCCTCTAGTTGGAGCATGTTTAAAGGGACGTAGTTTTCCAAACTTGCAAGTTCAGATAACACTGTAGACTCTGGCTCAAGAACGCTTGGACTTGGTGCACCCAAATCCACTGGAGTAGCCAGATCCCATTCAGGTCGTGGCTTGAGAACGCTTGGACCCGGGAGGTACAATTCCACTGAATCAACCAGATCCTCTTCAGCGTCTGGCTCAGGGACACTTGAACCCGGGGCGTATAATTCCATCGAGTCCTTATCCCATTCACGTTCAAGAGGATCATCCAGATCCTCCTCAGAGTCCGGCTCAGGAACGCTAGGACTCGGGGTGTACAGTTCCACTGCATCAACCAGATCCCATTTAGGAGGAGCAACCAAATCCTCAATAGGTTTTGGTTCACAAACATTCAGATCCATCTCAGGCCATGCTGAGTTCGATCTGTCGTTCTGGAGGAAGGTTTTTTTCATATTCCTCACTGTAGCATATTCTACTCTCTTAGTTACAACGAAGCCAAGAACTTTCTTATTCTTCGTGGCTTTGGTAGTTTctgacaaaagaagaaaaacattcaatGTGGCATTAGAAACATCTCTCAccagattaaacatgattaattAGTCCAAATTGTAAGAAGACATTTCTATTTGCATCTTTTCACCTTTTGGGCTGGCACATGATTCCTCTGGATCAACCAGATCCAGTTTAGGTTCAGAAGGAACCACGAGATCCACTTCAGGTTCAGGGATACACGATTGCTCGGTATCTAACAGATCCATTTCAGGTTCTGGTTTGAGAGCACTTGGATCTGGAACAAACGATTCCTTTGGATCGGGAAGATCCACTTCACGTTGCCCAACAGTTTCCGGCATTTTTGTCTGGAAAACTGCAAATATTTGCTGGAAGATTGCCACCATTTTCCTGGTTATCTCCCAGACAGTGAGtcctgaaaaaaataagaaaacaaactaGATAAGCCTTGtctgagagttaaaaaaaaaaaacttttaaaagcttgaagtttaaAAAACCTTTCAAACCCCACTATTTTTAGCAGATAGATCGAGAGAGTGGATGAAGTCTAAACAAGGCATTACTTTCAAAAGTTTTCAGAGCTAAATGGAAATCTATCAGCGTTTGGAAGTCGGCTACAGGAATTCCAGAAGTCagataatttagaaaaaatatagcaACCAAAATTCAAATCAGCCTAAAGGTCACTGACAAATCTGGAGGTTGTAGCTTGAGAGCTCAACGAGGTGTAGGAAAACAGTATTAGGTCTTTGTCACAGCTAAcatataataatttactattaGAAACATCTCtaacaacacaaataaacatgaataagacATATGCATGTCTTCACCTGTTGGACTGTTCTCAGCATCCAGGCCACCCTGATCATTGGCCTCTTCCACTGAAGGTCCTGCTGGGtcgctcagatcttcagagaccAGTGTAGgactcttcagctctgagatgcTGTCGTTCCTGTTCATCTCCAGCTGCAAATCTTTCACTTCACAGACTGAGATGTTGTCACTAGAGTTAACCTCCAGCTGCACACGCATCTCTCCTGGACTGCAGTATCTGCCTGAGACATGATCCACTGTCACAACCTCCAGCTGCACATCTAACTCTCGAGATGCACTGCCGCTGATAAGGTCGTAGATGTCATCGGTGATCTCAAACTCCAGCTGCACATCTTTATCATCTGATGCCCAGTAGCTGTCACCGAAGTAGAAGGCGTCATTGACGTAAACCTCCAGAAGCACCTCTCTCACGTCTGTGGACATTGTGTCTGTGGTTCTCATACTGACAGATAAGTAAACCGTATCTGGTAATGTCAGTTTGAACTGTAATGTTATCTGATACACACTGTCTGTACAGATTAAATATATCTCGATCTATAAGGACTGGCGTTTGTACAAGTGTTGCTAGGTTTGTTTTCGCAGAGTTCACTCAGACAAACGTCTCTGTTGCGAACATCACTCAACTAAAAAGATTCTGCCAGGGCGAGTCCTTTTATACTGACTGGGTCTGTGACGTCATGAAACAGTGACGCGTCTTGTTCCAATTGCCATGGAAACGGATTGTTTACCAACGTCAGCATTTTCGCTTTGGCTCATTagctcagaaaataaataattatttttaaaagtggttTTCAACTACATTTCATATCGCGTTTATGTCTGCATTTGCTGCGATCCATCTCCAGCgacacagcatgaaaaaaaaatcacatttaacgTTACTATGCTTGAATGCAGTTTAACCATCAAAAAAGGtcttttgtaagtcgctttggataaaagcgtctgctaaatgaataaaagtaagttaaatgtaatgtaaatgtaaaaaagtattcatttaagttaaacagttcattttcatgtttcatgaTTGCATGGTTTGAATCTGAATCAGTCGGACGAATCCTTCACTGAATGAATTTGTAAGGCTACTGTAAGTACAAGACTGTTTAGATATTAAGCCATTTTTTTGTGTACTAAAGACTCATGATACTCCACTTATGGTCTTTTCTGTCTAACGTTACCTTAATTGGGACTGATTTGTTCGATAccaaatacattttgaaacaaagttatttttaatgtttgtcaaTCATTGttgtttaaagtaatttaattcataacagttataaataaacaaatgcataatgAAGGGTCATTCCCACAGAACGCGTTTTTGATGTTGACGCATTACCGCGAGCTCACGCACaaactctctctttcacacacacacacacacacacacacacaccacagtagGCTATTTTCATTTCAAGTGTTGCCTAATTCTTCTGTGTTCAAGACAGTATGGTGTGATTGTTTATAGTggatcattttcatatttaacgtTACGTTATGAACTTGCAGCGGTCAAACACATCCGTCAAGCGCAATGCAACAAAAACTCATTGCATTGAAAACATGCATTGAAAAATCTTGCAAATTATTTATTACTAAAATGTTCTTATTCTATTTGTATCTGTTTCTGGGGAAACACTGGTATGtcagactaactgagacttgtataCTGTTGCCCTATtggtttaaattgattttatttgctCTACTCAtataagtggctttggataaaagcgtctgctaaatgattaaatgttaatgttaaatgaatatctattaaatgcaataagccaATCATCTAATGCcatgaatatgtaaatgtgttattttataatttttcctagcttattttgtattaaatagaTTTGTCTAGAGAGAAcaattcttcatttttattaCGTGTCATTAAAACATCACATCACTTTACTGACAGGCGACATAAGAGGGACCTGAATTCAGCAGAGAGACGAGTGTTTTACAGACTTAACTACAAAGGTCAAGAGTTCACTTGACTCTTATAGATTTTTACATTGTACAGCCGCAGCTTGCAATCAACAGTTTAGCGTTTCTATTGCTTTTCAATACAACACATGATAAGACAGACTTATTCAACTTTTGCACTTATGCCTCGTGCGTGAAACTTGGTTCTAAAAACCTGTCATCAaagaatttaaacttaaaaaaaaaatgtgttaaactgGTGATGGGAGAAAATAACCTGCAAAACTTTGAATCAACTGAACCAATtgcttcaaaaaattattaaCTTGTTAGAAAAGCTCGAAATGCCACATGTTGGGAACGCCTAGGGTTTTCAAGAGCGATATAATGATACTAAGGAAACTggtatttcttatattattttaatgtattctcgTAATCCTAAACACTTGTTTTCAGGCGAAACACATCTAccattttctgcattttattttctgttatttatgtaAAGCTGTGAATGAACCGGAAATCCCACACCTTCACGGAAAACAACTTCAACATTgcaaaaataaggtggataaataAAAGCTCCTTAACTAAAGAAATTATCTAACTATTTCAACTACTTTATTAAAGTattgtaactgattacatttgatcacttttctaaatttccaatgaatgttttcagctgttaatcattttcaaacatttaaaccaggcagggttaaccttacagtgCTCAGCACTGACTActgtcaaaaatcattttaaagcacagcaccacaaaatcagactttagctcatctttttactttgagatcattctAAGGGAAAATACAAATTTCAAATCATAACAacatatagtttaatagctatgatactgaaatattttttttaaaatcaaatctttgcatagcaaTTATATCacgaaacactggcatctaacaatgcctctatttagtttttttatctgTGCACTTATTCATTTGCACTGTAAGCAATTCATTAaagtacataaaatacataaaatacaatgctgATAGGATTATATCCATCTTATCTATTATATCTATCAGTACAGATAtttatttgcactgtaaaaaaacaaatacattacaaaacaaagcagctcattatcaggacattatccattcattttattgacatttctatatgtgcacattttcttttatatctTTTAGTATATCTCTACACTTCTTTTTTAGCTGCCATTTTCTCGTTTTTTTGCCCTTTTTTATGTCCTCCAACTTTAGTTTTCGCTTGTTCACAAGGTCAGCATTGAGGAGCATCAGCTCCTTCAGGAAGTCTCTGGAGGGCTGGATGCGTCTCGACTTTATGACGTCATCAATGGCATCCTCCACCATCATGTCATGGCAGATCATCAGATATGCCAGAAACAGAGTCGCAGAGTGGTCGACACCCTGCTTGCAGCAAATCAACACCTTACCTGAGGAAACAATAAAAGAAATATGGtcaaaaaaactcattaataGACTATAACACACTTGATAATAGACAAGAtatggagtgtgtttgtgtcagccCTTACTTCCTGGCTTATTCACGGCCTTGTCAATGAATTTTGCAGCTGGCATGAAGCACTTCCTGATGTCAGAACAGTGTCTGTCCGTTGTAGGCAAGCTGTAATAATTGATGTGCAAGCCTCTGTAATATCTGGACCCTGTATTGACTGTTCCTTCTAGATCTTCAACATAAGATTTTCCCAAGAAGTAGTTCAAGTCCTTTTTGGGCGCTGCAGCGTTCAGAATGTGAGTGATGCACATCTCCTGCAGCATATCTCGGTCTGTTGCAGCCTCTCTGCACAAGAACACAACAGCCTTGGTTAGtcttttatataaaactatttacgttgtagaataaatgacagaacaatGATAGAAGTACAATTGTGTTGCAGACTTACTCGTCTCCGATGAAGACCCTGGGCCAGACATTGGTGACATGTCTTTGTTTGAGCAGTGTACACTGCTTCAAACGATCCTCTAGTTGGAGCATGTTTAAAGGGACGTAGTTTTCCAAACTTGCAAGTTCAGATAACACTGTAGACTCTGGCTCAAGAACGCTTGGACTTGGTGCACCCAAATCCACTGGAGTAGCCAGATCCCATTCAGGTCGTGGCTTGAGAACGCTTGGACCCGGGAGGTACAATTCCACTGAATCAACCAGATCCTCTTCAGCGTCTGGCTCAGGGACACTTGAACCCGGGGCGTATAATTCCATCGAGTCCTTATCCCATTCACGTTCAAGAGGATCATCCAGATCCTCCTCAGAGTCCGGCTCAGGAACGCTAGGACTCGGGGTGTACAGTTCCACTGCATCAACCAGATCCCATTTAGGAGGAGCAACCAAATCCTCAATAGGTTTTGGTTCACAAACATTCAGATCCATCTCAGGCCATGCTGAGTTCGATCTGTCGTTCTGGAGGAAGGTTTTTTTCATATTCCTCACTGTAGCATATTCTACTCTCTTAGTTACAACGAAGCCAAGAACTTTCTTATTCTTCGTGGCTTTGGTAGTTTctgacaaaagaagaaaaacatacaaTGTGGCATTAGAAACATCTCTCAccagattaaacatgattaattAGTCCAAATTGTAAGAAGACATTTCTATTTGCATCTTTTCACCTTTTGGGCTGGCACATGATTCCTCTGGATCAACCAGATCCAGTTTAGGTTCAGAAGGAACCACGAGATCCACTTCAGGTTCAGGGATACACGATTGCTCGGTATCTAACAGATCCATTTCAGGTTCTGGCTTGGGAGCACTTGGATCTGGAACAAACGATTCCTTTGGATTGGGAAGATCCACTTCACGTTGCCCAACAGTTTCCGGCATTTTTGTCTGGAAAACTGCAAATATTTGCTGGAAGATTGCCACCATTTTCCTGGTTATCTCCCAGACAGTGAGtcctgaaaaaaataagaaaacaaactaGATAAGCCTTGtctgagagttaaaaaaaaaaaaacttttaaaagcttgaagtttaaAAAACCTTTCAAACCCCACTATTTTTAGCAGATAGATCGAGAGAGTGGATGAAGTCTAAACAAGGCATTACTTTCAAAAGTTTTCAGCGCTAAATGGAAATCTATCAGCGTTTGGAAGTCGCTACAGGAATTCCATAAGTCagataatttagaaaaaatatagcaACCAAAATTCAAATCAGCCTAACGGTCACTGACAAATCTGGTGGTTGTAGCTTGAGAGCTCAACGAGGTGTAGGAAAACAGTATTAGGTCTTTGTCACAGCTAAcatataataatttactattaGAAACATCTCtaacaacacaaataaacatgaataagacATATGCATGTCTTCACCTGTTGGACTGTTCTCAGCATCCAGGCCACCCTGATCATTGGCCTCTTCCACTGAAGGTCCTGCTGGGtcgctcagatcttcagagaccAGTGTAGgactcttcagctctgagatgcTGTCGTTCCTGTTCATCTCCAGCTGCAAATCTTTCACTTCACAGACTGAGATGTTGTCACTAGAGTTAACCTCCAGCTGCACACGCATCTCTCCTGGACTGCAGTATCTGCCTGAGACATGATCCACTGTCACAACCTCCAGCTGCACATCTAACTCTCGAGATGCACTGCCGCTGATAAGGTCGTAGATGTCATCGGTGATCTCAAACTCCAGCTGCACATCTTTATCATCTGATGCCCAGTAGCTGTCACCGAGGTAGAAGGCATCATTGACGTAAACCTCCAGAAGCACCTCTCTCACGTCTGTGGACATTGTGTCTGTGGTTCTCATACTGACAGATAAGTAAACCGTATCTGGTAATGTCAGTTTGAACTGTAATGTTATCTGATACACACTGTCTGTACAGATTAAATATATCTCGATACGGACTGGCGTTTGTACAAGTGTTGCTAGGTTTGTTTTTTACAGAGTTCTCTCAGACAAACGTCTCTGTTGCGAACATCACTCAACTAAAAAGATTCTGCCAGGGCGAGTCCTTTTATACTGACTGGGTCTGTGACGTCATGAAACAGTGACGCGTCTTGTTCCAATTGCCATGGAAACGGATTGTTTACCAACGTCAGCATTTTCGCTTTGGCTCATTagctcagaaaataaataattatttttaaaagtggttTTCAACTACATTTCATATCGCGTTTATGTCTGCATTTGCTGCGATCCATCTCCAGCgacacagcatgaaaaaaaaatcacatttaacgTTACTATGCTTGAATGCAGTTTAACCATCAAAAAAGGtcttttgtaagtcgctttggataaaagcgtctgctaaatgaataaaagtaagttaaatgtaatgtaaatgtaaaaaagtattcatttaagttaaacagttcattttcatgtttcatgaTTGCATGGTTTGAATCTGAATCAGTCGGACGAATCCTTCACTGAATGAATTTGTAAGGCTACTGTAAGTACAAGACTGTTTAGATATTAAGCCATTTTTTTGTGTACTAAAGACTCATGATACTCCACTTATGGTCTTTTCTGTCTAACGTTACCTTAATTGGGACTGATTTGTTCGATAccaaatacattttgaaacaaagttatttttaatgtttgtcaaTCATTGttgtttaaagtaatttaattcataacagttataaataaacaaatgcataatgAAGGGTCATTCCCACAGAACGCGTTTTTGATGTTGACGCATTACCGCGAGCTCACGCACaaactctctctttcacacacacacacacacacacacaccacagtagGCTATTTTCATTTCAAGAGTTGCCTAATTCTTCTGTGTTCAAGACAGTATGGTGTGATTGTTTATAGTGGATCGTTTTCATATTTAACGTTACGTTATGAACTTGCAGCGGTCAAACACATCCGTCAAGCGCAATGCAACAAAAACTCATTGCATTGAAAACATGCATTGAAAAATCTTGCAAATTATTTATTACTAAAATGTTCTTATTCTATTTGTATCTGTTTCTGGGGAAACACTGGTATGtcagactaactgagacttgtataCTGTTGCCCTATtggtttaaattgattttatttgctCTACTCAtataagtggctttggataaaagcgtctgctaaatgattaaatgttaatgttaaatgaatatctattaaatgcaataagccaATCATCTAATGCcatgaatatgtaaatgtgttattttataatttttcctagcttattttgtattaaatagaTTTGTCTAGAGAGAAcaattcttcatttttattaCGTGTCATTAAAACATCACATCACTTTACTGACAGGCGACATAAGAGGGACCTGAATTCAGCAGAGAGACGAGTGTTTTACAGACTTAACTACAAAGGTCAAGAGTTCACTTGACTCTTATAGATTTTTACATTGTACAGCCGCAGCTTGCAATCAACAGTTTAGCGTTTCTATTGCTTTTCAATACAACACATGATAAGACAGACTTATTCAACTTTTGCACTTATGCCTCGTGCGTGAAACTTGGTTCTAAAAACCTGTCATCAaagaatttaaacttaaaaaaaaaatgtgttaaactgGTGATGGGAGAAAATAACCTGCAAAACTTTGAATCAACTGAACCAATTGCTTCACAAAATTATTAACTTGTTAGAAAAGCTCGAAATGCCACATGTTGGGAACGCCTAGGGTTTTCAAGAGCGATATAATGATACTAAGGAAACTggtatttcttatattattttaatgtattctcgTAATCCTAAACACTTGTTTTCAGGCGAAACACATCTAccattttctgcattttattttctgttatttatgtaAAGCTGTGAATGAACCGGAAATCCCACACCTTCACGGAAAACAACTTCAACATTgcaaaaataaggtggataaataAAAGCTCCTTAACTAAAGAAATTATCTAACTATTTCAACTACTTTATTAAAGTattgtaactgattacatttgatcacttttctaaatttccaatgaatgttttcagctgttaatcattttcaaacatttaaaccaggcagggttaaccttacagtgCTCAGCACTGACTActgtcaaaaatcattttaaagcacagcaccacaaaatcagactttagctcatctttttactttgagatcattctAAGGGAAAATACAAATTTCAAATCATAACAacatatagtttaatagctatgatactgaaatattttttttaaaatcaaatctttgcatagcaaTTATATCacgaaa
The sequence above is drawn from the Carassius auratus strain Wakin chromosome 5, ASM336829v1, whole genome shotgun sequence genome and encodes:
- the LOC113087407 gene encoding uncharacterized protein LOC113087407 codes for the protein MRTTDTMSTDVREVLLEVYVNDAFYLGDSYWASDDKDVQLEFEITDDIYDLISGSASRELDVQLEVVTVDHVSGRYCSPGEMRVQLEVNSSDNISVCEVKDLQLEMNRNDSISELKSPTLVSEDLSDPAGPSVEEANDQGGLDAENSPTGLTVWEITRKMVAIFQQIFAVFQTKMPETVGQREVDLPNPKESFVPDPSAPKPEPEMDLLDTEQSCIPEPEVDLVVPSEPKLDLVDPEESCASPKETTKATKNKKVLGFVVTKRVEYATVRNMKKTFLQNDRSNSAWPEMDLNVCEPKPIEDLVAPPKWDLVDAVELYTPSPSVPEPDSEEDLDDPLEREWDKDSMELYAPGSSVPEPDAEEDLVDSVELYLPGPSVLKPRPEWDLATPVDLGAPSPSVLEPESTVLSELASLENYVPLNMLQLEDRLKQCTLLKQRHVTNVWPRVFIGDEEAATDRDMLQEMCITHILNAAAPKKDLNYFLGKSYVEDLEGTVNTGSRYYRGLHINYYSLPTTDRHCSDIRKCFMPAAKFIDKAVNKPGSKVLICCKQGVDHSATLFLAYLMICHDMMVEDAIDDVIKSRRIQPSRDFLKELMLLNADLVNKRKLKLEDIKKGKKTRKWQLKKKCRDILKDIKENVHINDLKIEIYLICTDSVYQITLQFKLTLPDTVYLSVSMRTTDTMSTDVREVLLEVYVNDAFYFGDSYWASDDKDVQLEFEITDDIYDLISGSASRELDVQLEVVTVDHVSGRYCSPGEMRVQLEVNSSDNISVCEVKDLQLEMNRNDSISELKSPTLVSEDLSDPAGPSVEEANDQGGLDAENSPTGLTVWEITRKMVAIFQQIFAVFQTKMPETVGQREVDLPDPKESFVPDPSALKPEPEMDLLDTEQSCIPEPEVDLVVPSEPKLDLVDPEESCASPKETTKATKNKKVLGFVVTKRVEYATVRNMKKTFLQNDRSNSAWPEMDLNVCEPKPIEDLVAPPKWDLVDAVELYTPSPSVPEPDSEEDLDDPLEREWDKDSMELYAPGSSVPEPDAEEDLVDSVELYLPGPSVLKPRPEWDLATPVDLGAPSPSVLEPESTVLSELASLENYVPLNMLQLEDRLKQCTLLKQRHVTNVWPRVFIGDEEAATDRDMLQEMCITHILNAAAPKKDLNYFLGKSYVEDLEGTVNTGSRYYRGLHINYYSLPTTDRHCSDISKCFMPAAKFIDKAVNKPGSKVLICCKQGVDHSVTLFLAYLMICHDMMVEDAIDDVIKSRRIQPSRDFLKELMLLNADLVNKRKLKLEDIKKGKKRRKWQLKKKCRDILKDIKENVHI